The following proteins come from a genomic window of Pseudomonas sp. J452:
- a CDS encoding TetR/AcrR family transcriptional regulator, with translation MPRSNPSAAQILDCALHLADRCGWERLHLHEVAAELDSDLAAIARHYQQKDDLVEAWFDRADQALLTRAKAADLPGLSAEKRLEELLVAWLASLATHRAVTGQMLLYKLEPGHLHLQFGGLLRISRTVQWWREAALRQNLHLSRIAEESLLTAVYLRTFVHWLRHPETGEVELRALLRRQLRRGPLRWLLR, from the coding sequence ATGCCACGCTCGAACCCTTCCGCCGCACAGATTCTCGACTGCGCCCTGCACCTGGCCGACCGCTGCGGCTGGGAACGCCTGCACCTGCATGAGGTCGCCGCCGAACTGGACAGCGACCTGGCCGCCATCGCCCGCCACTACCAACAGAAGGACGACCTGGTCGAAGCCTGGTTCGACCGCGCCGACCAGGCCCTGCTGACCCGCGCCAAAGCTGCCGACCTGCCCGGCCTGAGCGCGGAAAAACGCCTGGAGGAACTGCTGGTCGCCTGGCTGGCCAGCCTCGCCACGCACCGCGCGGTGACCGGGCAGATGCTGCTGTACAAGCTCGAGCCAGGGCATCTTCACCTGCAGTTCGGCGGCCTGCTGCGCATCAGCCGCACCGTACAGTGGTGGCGCGAGGCCGCGTTGCGGCAGAACCTGCACCTCTCCCGCATCGCCGAAGAAAGCCTGCTGACTGCCGTCTACCTGCGCACCTTCGTGCACTGGCTGCGCCACCCCGAGACGGGCGAGGTCGAATTGCGCGCCCTGCTGCGCCGCCAGCTGCGCCGCGGCCCGTTGCGCTGGCTACTCAGATAG
- the uvrD gene encoding DNA helicase II, with amino-acid sequence MQNDPALFDPELLLASLNDAQCQAVAAPLGRQLVLAGAGSGKTRVLVHRIAWLIQIVNASPYSILSVTFTNKAAAEMRHRIEQMLGLNPNGMWVGTFHGLAHRILRAHWQEAGLAENFQILDSDDQQRLVKRVIRELGLDEQRWPAKQAQWFINGQKDEGLRPKNIQAGGDLFLATMLKIYEAYEAACARTGVIDFAELLLRALDLWRDNPGLLAHYQQRFKHILVDEFQDTNAVQYAWLRFLAKGGESLMVVGDDDQSIYGWRGAKIENIQQYSSDFPDAQMIRLEQNYRSTAGILKAANALIANNNERLGKELWTDGDDGEPLCLYAAFNEHDEARYVVESIERALKTGLSRSEIAILYRSNAQSRVLEEALLREKIPYRIYGGQRFFERAEIKNAVAYLRLLEGRHNDAALERVINVPTRGVGEKTIEAIREHARHSELSMWAAMQQLLANKALPGRAAGALAAFVELIENLAAKVLDMPLHLMAQTVIEQSGLIAWHKAEKGEKAQARVENLEELVSAARNFENNEEEEMSPLAAFLTHASLEAGDTQADEHEESIQLMTLHSAKGLEFPMVFLVGMEEGLFPHKMSLEEPGRLEEERRLAYVGVTRAMQHLVLTYAETRRLYGSETYNKVSRFVREIPSALIQEVRLSNSVSRPYGSGSSSSSGTSSMSMFANAEVPDTGFRLGQHVRHALFGDGVILNFEGSGAQARVQVNFEAEGSKWLMLGYAKLEAL; translated from the coding sequence ATGCAAAATGATCCCGCCCTTTTCGACCCAGAACTTCTCCTCGCCTCCCTCAACGATGCGCAGTGCCAGGCCGTGGCCGCCCCGCTCGGCCGCCAGCTGGTGCTGGCCGGCGCCGGCTCGGGCAAGACCCGCGTGCTGGTGCACCGCATCGCCTGGCTGATCCAGATCGTCAACGCCTCGCCCTACAGCATCCTGTCGGTGACCTTCACCAACAAGGCGGCGGCCGAGATGCGCCACCGTATCGAACAGATGCTCGGCCTCAACCCCAACGGCATGTGGGTCGGCACCTTCCACGGCCTGGCGCATCGCATCCTGCGCGCGCACTGGCAGGAAGCCGGGTTGGCCGAGAATTTCCAGATCCTCGATTCCGACGACCAGCAGCGCCTGGTCAAGCGGGTGATCCGCGAGCTGGGCCTGGACGAGCAACGCTGGCCGGCCAAGCAGGCCCAGTGGTTCATCAACGGGCAGAAAGACGAAGGCCTGCGGCCGAAGAACATCCAGGCCGGCGGCGACCTGTTCCTCGCCACCATGCTGAAGATCTACGAGGCCTACGAAGCGGCCTGCGCGCGCACCGGGGTGATCGACTTCGCCGAGCTGCTGCTGCGCGCCCTCGACCTGTGGCGGGATAACCCGGGCCTGCTGGCGCACTACCAGCAGCGCTTCAAGCACATCCTGGTCGACGAGTTCCAGGACACCAACGCCGTGCAATACGCCTGGCTGCGCTTCCTCGCCAAAGGCGGCGAGAGCCTGATGGTGGTGGGCGACGACGACCAATCGATCTACGGCTGGCGCGGCGCCAAGATCGAGAACATCCAGCAGTACAGCAGCGACTTCCCCGACGCACAGATGATCCGCCTGGAGCAGAACTACCGCTCCACCGCCGGCATCCTCAAGGCCGCCAACGCCCTGATCGCCAACAACAACGAGCGCCTGGGCAAGGAGCTGTGGACCGACGGCGACGACGGCGAACCGCTGTGCCTGTACGCCGCGTTCAACGAGCACGACGAAGCGCGCTACGTGGTGGAAAGCATCGAGCGCGCACTGAAGACCGGCCTCAGCCGCAGCGAAATCGCCATCCTCTACCGCTCCAACGCCCAGTCACGGGTGCTCGAAGAAGCGCTGCTGCGCGAGAAGATTCCCTACCGCATCTATGGTGGCCAGCGCTTCTTCGAACGCGCCGAGATCAAGAACGCGGTGGCCTACCTGCGCCTGCTCGAAGGCCGGCACAACGATGCCGCGCTGGAGCGGGTGATCAACGTGCCGACCCGTGGCGTCGGCGAGAAGACCATCGAGGCGATCCGCGAGCACGCGCGCCACAGCGAGCTGTCGATGTGGGCGGCGATGCAGCAGCTGCTCGCCAACAAGGCCCTGCCTGGCCGCGCCGCCGGCGCCCTGGCCGCCTTCGTCGAGCTGATCGAGAACCTCGCCGCCAAGGTGCTGGATATGCCCCTGCACCTGATGGCGCAGACGGTCATCGAGCAGAGCGGGCTGATCGCCTGGCACAAGGCCGAGAAAGGCGAGAAGGCCCAGGCGCGGGTGGAAAACCTCGAGGAACTGGTCAGCGCCGCACGCAACTTCGAGAACAACGAGGAAGAGGAGATGAGCCCGCTGGCGGCCTTCCTCACCCACGCCTCGCTGGAGGCCGGCGACACCCAGGCCGACGAGCACGAAGAAAGCATCCAGCTGATGACCCTGCACAGCGCCAAGGGTCTGGAATTCCCCATGGTGTTCCTGGTTGGCATGGAAGAAGGCCTGTTCCCGCACAAGATGAGCCTGGAAGAACCCGGCCGCCTCGAGGAAGAACGCCGCCTGGCCTATGTCGGCGTGACCCGCGCCATGCAGCACCTGGTGCTGACCTACGCCGAGACCCGCCGCCTGTACGGCAGCGAGACCTACAACAAGGTCTCGCGCTTCGTCCGCGAGATTCCGTCGGCGCTGATCCAGGAAGTACGCCTGTCCAACAGCGTCAGCCGCCCTTATGGAAGCGGCAGTTCCAGCAGCAGCGGCACCAGCAGCATGAGCATGTTCGCCAACGCCGAAGTCCCGGACACCGGCTTTCGCCTCGGCCAGCACGTGCGCCATGCGCTGTTCGGCGACGGGGTGATCCTCAACTTCGAAGGCAGCGGCGCCCAGGCACGGGTGCAGGTCAACTTCGAGGCCGAAGGCAGCAAGTGGCTGATGCTCGGCTACGCCAAATTGGAGGCGCTGTAA